A single genomic interval of Streptomyces sp. BA2 harbors:
- a CDS encoding DUF3151 domain-containing protein, translating into MAIHKDLLGGPPPTHLPDDPEPRELLANGAAPADVAAKYPTSSLAWAQLADEAFERGSVVESYAYARTGYHRGLDSLRRSGWKGHGPVPWEHEPNRGFLRALHGLARAAQSIGEQEEYERCAGFLRDSSETAAQTLG; encoded by the coding sequence ATGGCCATTCACAAGGATCTGCTCGGGGGACCGCCCCCGACCCACCTGCCCGACGACCCGGAGCCGCGCGAGCTCCTCGCGAACGGCGCGGCGCCCGCCGACGTCGCCGCGAAGTACCCGACCTCCTCGCTCGCCTGGGCGCAGCTCGCCGACGAGGCGTTCGAGCGGGGCAGCGTCGTCGAGTCGTACGCGTACGCCCGTACCGGCTACCACCGCGGCCTCGACTCGCTGCGCCGCAGCGGCTGGAAGGGCCACGGCCCCGTGCCGTGGGAGCACGAGCCGAACCGCGGCTTCCTGCGGGCCCTGCACGGCCTCGCGCGCGCCGCGCAGTCGATCGGTGAGCAGGAGGAGTACGAGCGCTGCGCCGGCTTCCTGCGGGACTCCTCCGAGACGGCTGCCCAGACCCTGGGCTA